The sequence TACGTAACTGATTAACAACGGGAGGACTGGAATGAAATATACTTTTGACATTGTAGGAGTATCTCCAGTTTGGCAATTTTTTAATCACCAACACCAGAGCCTGTCTGAACTGCAGCCCCAAGGCGTAGAATACCTAGGTACTCATATTTGTACGCTGGATGCTTTCTTAAAATCTATAGAAACAGTTCCCCAAAAGTGGGGTTGGAATGTAGACCAAGTTATAGATACCGTGATTCAGTTTTGGTTGAACAACTCAGAAAGTATTAATTATTGGAAAACCCGTTTAAATGATGCAGGCAATGATAATTTAGTAGTGGCACGAGTTGCAGATATCAAAGCTTTAAAGGCTGAGTTTGATTCCCTGATGAATAAAAATTGGTAAACAAAATCTTCTGTTTGAGTAATCAGCGGTAGTTGCAAAATTAGCTATCTTCCAAAGCTTGCAAAACTTTGAGGTAGAAGTTTTCTACTCTTTTGACTTGTATCTCTCCCAAGGTCATGTAGTGACCTAAACCAGGAGCACTGTTGACTTCAATTATTGTATAATCGACTACGGGTTTAGTGATATCAGTGGTAATTATATCTACTCCTGCTAATCTTAAGCCTAAGCTTTTAGTGATATTAATTGCTAGTTTTTGAAAATCAGGATGGATGTTGTCTGTGAAGTCTATGGAATCGCCACCATTAGATAAATTAGCGTTGTCTAAAAGATAAACCACAGTATCTTGGGGAAGTATGGTTTCCCAAGAAAGATTTTGTCTGTGCAATTTTTGATGAATGCGAAAATCGTTTAAATTAATCAGGATTTTCTCACCATAATTGAGCAATTTTTGACGTTTATTTTCTAATAATTGCGTAATAGTAGATTGACCATCACCAGTCACAGATAAAGGAATTCTTTGATAAGTCGCAACTGCTTCATCATCGAAAACTAAAATTCTAAAATCATTACCACGATAAAATTTTTCTACAAGTAATCCTGATTGTGTTTGGAAAATTTTCTCGGCCACTTGATAATATTCATATTCATCATGAATCTTAGTTACTAAAACTCCTTGACTCAAACTTAATGGTTTGACAATCACTGGCATTCCTAATTCTTGAGCATAAACCCAGCCATCATGAATGTTTCTGGGATGCAATATATTGGCACATACTTTATCATTAAAGAATGTTTGTCCCTCTGTAACTTGATAGCCAAATTGTTTTAAAAAATAGTTGCAATAACCTTTATCACTGACTAAGTGTGAAGAACCAAAACCATTAATATCTAATCTAGCGTTACTAAAAAATGAAGTTTTGCCATTTTTAAAAGTAATATGTCCAATCAATTCATATTCTGGTTCTAAGAAGACAACCGCTCCCATTTGTTTAGCCATTTTTTGTAGAATTGATGCTGTCGCTCTCATCGGTATCAAATCAATAATTTATTTACGCAGGAATTCTATCGGATTTGCTAGCACTCGTCAAGGAAAACTGTAGATTAAACTCAAGGAATGATTAATAATTAGCAGTTAAATTACCGCTTTTTTCAAATAAAAAAATAAACTGTCATTTTTTAACAAAATATACCAGTATGGACTGAGAATAGGCGTTGCTGGTTTAGCGTCGTCCCAAACCTGTGTACACACGTTGCATTGCTACATCACTGAATGCAAATGTGTTGATACCAAGTAATGTAGCGCCAAGTATTGACAAATAAAAAATAATGTATTACTAAGGGTGCATAAAGGTTGATGAGGCGTTAGTGCATCCCCGAGAAGAGACTTGCTAAAGCCCTTAACTAAACTCCCGATGGATAACCTAACCCATGCTACAAAACACCGATTACAAAAGTTCCACTTCGACAACTCAAGCCATCGCTTACAAAAAACGTCTTAATGCTTGGGCGATAGCCCGCTTAGTTCCCGATACGGAACGAGTAATTGTGGCTCGATTTCGCAGCCGTTCTGATGCAGACGGGTATTTGCGACACCTACGCCAGGAGATACCTAACTCTACCTTCGAGGTTGTTGTTGACTACCAAAACGACGAGTCCGTAGTTTAAAATTTTCTTAAAGTTGTCTGACCACAACTCCGTTTCAAAGGTCAAAAAACTTTTTTGAACAAAACCCCTGTCACCCAGGGGTTTTAGCGTCAAAGGAGGGTGTAAAAATGCAGGAGCAATAACTAATACTTCATCCTAGGAAGAGCAGCAAGCCCTACGGGTCTACATCCTTCACCCTTCACCCTTCACCCTTCATCCTTCATCCTAGCCTGCGGCAAGCCGCTCCGCGTCTACATCCTTCATCCTTCATCCTAGCCTGCGGCAAGCCGCTCCGCGTCTACATCCTTCATACTTCATACTTCATCCTTCATACTTCATCCTTCATACTGGTTTTACTTGACTCGTGATACATCCGCAAATTCACGCAAGGCTTGCAGCAGTCGATCAACTAAGCTGGGTATGGAATATACCGAAATAATAAATATTTAAAGGCATTATCTCATGGATAATTCCAGCACAGAAATTAATACAATCCGTCGTCAATTAATGACTCTAGAAAGACCAAAAAAACTGAAAATCCTGGTAGTAGATGATGAGCCAGATAATCTGGATCTGTTGTATCGTACCTTTCGCCGGGATTTTCATGTCTTGAAAGCTGATAGCGGCTCGCAGGCCTTACAAATTTTGGCCGAGGAAGGGGAAGTAGCCGTAATTATTTCTGACCAGCGAATGCCGGAAATGAAAGGAACTGAGTTCCTCAGTAAGACTCTACCTCAATTTCCGGATACAGTCAGGATTATCCTCACTGGATTTACTGATATAGAAGATTTGGTAGAAGCAATTAATGCTGGGCAAGTTTACAAATATATTACCAAGCCTTGGGATCCAGCAGAATTAAAGACTGTAGTGCAAAGAGCAGCCCAAACCTATGACTTATTAAAGCAACGCACAGAAGAATTACGCTATGCCAATGCTCAAATGGCGCTCTTGACGGTTTTAGTAGAGATAGCACAAAATACAACCTGCTGGGAATCAGTTTTGACACCAATGGCTACGGCTTTTAGTGTTAGTTTTGGCACAGATGTTAGTATTTTACAGCTTGTAGAAAAAGATAGTTTGGCGGCAACTCAAGGGTTTTATAGTCTCGATGAAAGTACGGAAAACTGGTTATCTCAAGACCCGTTGACCAGTGAGGCGATCGCCATCGGCAAAATTCAATCATCCTTAAATATACTGAATGACGCCAGGATATCTAGTATCCCTTGTTATCAAAAATCTGGGGTGCAAGCACATCTAGTGATTCCCATTGTTTATCACCATGAAGTTATGGGAGTATTATCACTACAGTGGAAACAACCATACACTTTGCGCGAAGATGAATTAAAGCTGATTCATTTATCAGCTCAACTAGTAGCGATCGCTCTCACTAGCAGTCGCCGCCAAGTAACTACAGTGTAGTCCTCTTTTGTCATTAGGCATTTCTTCTTGGCGAGTGACAAATTCTTAATGACAAACGACTAACAACTCATGACTCAAGAAATTCGCGCCATCTTTGATCGCATTGCTCCTGTTTATGACCAACTCAATGATTGGTTAAGTTTGGGACAACATCGCATCTGGAAGGAAATGACCATCAAATGGAGCGGTGCTCAATCAGGTGATATCTGTTTAGATTTGTGTTGTGGGAGTGGCGATATCGCCCTGAATCTAGCTAAACGGGTAGGAAAAACTGGACATGTATATGGCGTGGACTTTTCCCCAAACCTGCTAGCAACCGCAAAAGCACGCTCGCAAACACAATACCCCCAGCCTGCTATCACTTGGGTAGAAGCCGACGTACTAAATCTACCTTTTGCAGACAACCAATTCAACGCCGCCACAATGGGCTATGGGTTAAGAAATGTTACAGATATTCGTCGCAGTCTGCAAGAGTTACACCGCGTCCTCAAACCAGCTGCAAAAGCTGCAATTTTAGATTTTCATCGCCCCAGCAGTCCACAACTGCGAGCGTTTCAGCAGTGGTATCTAGATCATGTTGTCGTTCCTATGGCGACACAGTTGGGCGTTAAGGAAGAATATGCTTATATCAGCCCTAGCCTAGACCGCTTTCCAGTGGGAAAAGCGCAGGTAGAGCTAGCATATCAAGTTGGTTTTGCACACGCCACACACTATCCCATTGCTAACGGTATGATGGGAGTGCTGGTAATCAATAAAAGTTGAATTTGGCAATGGGAAATCAGGAACAGTTAACAGTTTGTTCACTGTTAACTCCACAGGTGCGAAATTTCGCATCTCTACCACTGATTACTAACCCTTTACCAATTACCAGTTACCAATTGTAAGTCCAAAATTCCGTGGATTGGTCTCATCTCTGGCTGTATGTATCTCCCCCGATATTAGGTGGAATTATTGGCTATTTCACAAATGATATAGCCATCAAAATGTTGTTTCGTCCCTACCAAGCAATTTATATTGCTGGACGAAGATTACCATTCACTCCTGGATTGATCCCCCGCAACCAGGAACGTTTGGCGCAGAGGATTTCCAATACAATTATGGGGTCGCTATTGACACCAGAGGAGTTGCAAAAACTAGCACGTCGCTTGTTACAAACAGAACGTGTACAATCAGCAATTCTTTGGTTATTGCAATTAGCAATTGAACAAGTTAACTCAGAGGAAAAAAATCCTAAAAGTGCCAAAATTGTAGCAGGAATTTTGCGCGATTTATTGGGAGAATCTTTGCCGCGTCTCCTCAAGGTTTTAGCACGACGTGAAGATTTTTTAGAACCGCAGATAAATCAAATTTTTGACCAAGTATTGCTAGAATTTCAACTGAGTGAAGAACAATCGACGCGACTTGCTGATTGGTTAGTGCAAGTAGTTGTCCCACCTGATGTATTGCGACAAACAATAGTTGATTTTTTGACCGATCGCACAATTCAAATTATTGATGAAAGCTTTCGAGAAAAAAGCAGTGGTACTTATTGGGTTGTGGCGAATCTGTTTGGTTTACGCAATACTCTCACTAGATTGCGGACTTATTGTTTAGATGAAAAAGAGGCTACAAATGGGCGTTTGCAAGAATTAATTCAAGATTTGCAAATGCGCGATCGCATTAAAAAGTTACTCCAAAATTTAACTCTACAAAACTTACCAATTGGCACAGTTCGCCAACTCAGAAAAACTACTAGAGAAAGTGTCCGTCATTATTTACAAAATAGTGGTAGCGATTTACTACAAGGATTAACTGAATCTGTTGATTGGGAAAATATAGCTCTATTATTGCTTAATCGTTTGAGCGCTTCGCCTGTGATTAGTACTTCTTTAGAAGTTGTCAGTCAAGAATTGGCTCTAATTTTGGAGCGATATTTAGAAAAAGATTTAGAAGCAATTGTCGCTCAAGTAATTCCTATTTTGTCGATAGATCAAGTAATTGTTGACCGTGTAAAATCTACTTCACCCGCTGATTTAGAAGCTGCTATCGAGGGAATAGTTAAAAGCGAATTACAAGCAATTGTGACTTTAGGTGGCGTTTTGGGTTTTATTGTTGGGTTATTCCAGACAGGATTTTTATTACTGAATAGGGGTTAGGGGTTAGCAAGATAAGGAGAGCCAAATTAATATTATTTATGACAATTAGATTTCGCTAATCGGGGTTATTTTGTAGCTGTCTTTCGAGAAAAATTTGGGCTAATTCCTAAAGAATACAAAAAGCAAAGAAAAAACCTTGGCTAGCATTCTCATGAACTTGCTACACCAAAAAACCGGAACAATCTTGTTGTTTGTTATTTGTCTCCTAGCTCTGATTGCTTGTTAATCTATGGGCAAATTATTCGGATCAATACCTTGAGATTGTAAATAAGCAATTAGTCTTTCTTTTTGCTGGCGTTCTTGTTCGGCGCGTTGGCGTTCTTGTTCAATTTGTTCTACAGCCCACAGTAACAAATTACCTGCTTCATCCCACCACCGCAACCAATAACCTGTTCTAGCTTCTTTTGTTCCTTGCCAAGTTCCTAAAAATAATCCCATAAAATTAATCCAATGACGACCATTTTCGTCTGGTTGCTGTAATTCATAGCGTCCATTTTCCAGTTGATAAAATTCCACCAACCCACCATCTGGTTCAAAAATTATGTAAATAGGAACCTGCAAAACTTGCTCGTAGAAAAACCATTTTCCTGGCGGATAAGTCCGCTTCACTGAATATTCTCCACCTTCGGTGTCCGAGAGAAATTCCATCACCACTGTAGGAATATCTCCTTCTAAATTTGGTGTGTAGCTTTTGCGGTTAGCTAAAACTTGATTGACGCGGGGAACATAAACCCAATCTGGTGCTTTAACAATAAATTGTCCATTGAGTGTTGCACAAAGACCAAAATTTGAGGCGATTAACATCTGCGGTTGGATGAAACCACTGATTTCTAGACTTTCACCCAAAGCACCAGCCAAGATTGGCTGACCTGTATTTTCCACTGGTTCATCCTCTAGGTAAAAATCATCGGGCAATGGTTCCCAAGAGATTACCAGTTGAGTTGAGGATTTAGTCTCACTAATCTGGGTTGCCATAATCACTGCCTTTTACTTTTATTTTATCGCTTTCGGTGTATGAGAGATTGACGTGCTCAATAAAACATTGCATTGACTGTACCTCGGCTCGGCTTAATTGTTCAAACTTGTACACCATGATTGTCGTCACCATCTCTATTATTATGCGGTTATACCAATTCACGAAAATCCTGATACATATAGATTTTCCGTAAGGGCGTTCGCTTTTAGCGTTAGAGCAGGGTACGGAGGTTCGCCTCTACCAACGTATTTGTATCATTATTAAAGTGAAATGGTATTAGATGGAGATGATGGTTGAAGACTATTTCTGGGTTACACGATTCTATGTGCAAAGTCTGTCCGGAAAGAGACTTGAACTAAACTAAAAAATAAAAAATTGTGGGCAAATTATGGTATGCAAACGCTTGATAATTGAGATGGCGATGGGAATCGATCAGCATGGACAAGAACCGACAGTAGCTGCAGCTAGGGCTGTGAGAAATGCGATCGCCCACAATGCTTTACCGGGAGTTTGGGAAGTAGCAGGATTGAGTCACCCCGATCAAATGATTGTTGAAGTTCAAGTAGCAGTACCCTACCCTGAAAAAGTACAAGCTGATGAAGTATTAGCTGTGTTGCCATTTGGACGCAAAACCCTGAGTGTAGAATCTGGAGGAATGATTGTTCAGGGGCGCGCAATTCCGGAATTGAACGATCAAAATGACGAAATGTTGATTGCGGTGGCAGCAGTTACGGTTTTGATTGAAACTGAATCTTAAGATTTGGCTCATTGATGGCATAAATCTTGATGTGGAGACGTTGCTTTTGCTTCGTCTCTAAAAATGTTTGCAAATACTGCAAAATCATTTTCATAATTGCATTGAACGAGACTGTATTTAAATGTATATAGTGTTTCTCGTTTGATGATGGTACATTTCGTTGAGGTTAGGGGCTAGAAGCTAACTTGGAACTGGTATAACACCATATACAGGCAAAATTTTTGCGCTTCTTGGTTTCCGTACTGTTACTAAATAGCAATATAAAAGCATATTTTTATCATCTTAATTATGGAACAAAATGCAACAACAGATAACAATTTATTCTTAGTTTGTGGACTGGGAAATCTAGGACAATATTGCGTATCTGTATTTAAAGAATTTGGGGTGAAAGTTAATGCAATTGAAGCGACAGATATTCAAACATGGGAAATTCCCGATTTACCAGATTTAGTAGATAAATTGGTGATTGGTGATTGTCGCCAGATGCGGATATTAGAACAAGCCGGCATCTGCCAGTGTCGAGCAATTTTAATTGTCACCAGTGATGAGAGAATTAATATTGCAGCTGCATTTGCGGCGCGATCGCTTAATCCTGATGTGCGGTTAGTAATTCGGTCAGCCCAGGATAATTTAAATGACATATTGAGTGCAAATCTCGGAAATTTCGTGGCTTTTGAAGCTACCCAGTTACCCGCTAAAAGCTTTGCACTGGCGGCTTTGAGTAGCGAAACCAAAGGACTTTTCACCCTAGAAGACCGATTATTGAGAGTTTTGCAAGTCACCATCGATGCTTCTTCTCGTTGGCGCACTTGCTCTCAAGTTGCCCAGATTAATAGCATACAGCGCCGAGTCATTACTCACACCAAAGCTGGAAAACCTCTCCCAAAGGGATTTTATCATTGGGAGCCGGAAGCACCAGTCGTTGTAGGCGACTGTTTAGCGTATATTGAAACCAGCGAAAAGTTAACCGCGCCAGCAACACAATCTGTCAGCAGTCGGCGACAATTAAAACGGGCGATCGCCACTACAATTAAATGGCGAAACCTCCGCCAAAAATTGACTGAATTTTGGCAAGACAGCTCCCAAACCCGCCGCGTCGCTATAGTTTATGGGTTGTTGATGATCAGTCTTTATCTCTGCGGTACTCTGTTCTATAAACTACAATATCCGCAGATTTCTTGGCAAGACGCCCTGAATGTATCTCTGGTTCTCAGCCTTGGGGGTTACGATAACCTGTTTGGACAGTTAAAAATGCCCTTCGAGGTTCCCTGGTGGTTGCATTTATTCAGTATCAGCCTCACCATCGCTGGGACAATTTTCGTGGGGATTCTTTATGCGATTATGACTGAACGCATCCTCGCTGCGAGATTCCAATTCTCTCGGCGCCGTCTCCCTGTACCGAAAACTGACCACGTGGTATTAATTGGTTTGGGGAGAGTGGGACAGCGAGTGGCGCAGTTGCTGCAGGAATTTAAGCAACCGCTGGTAGGTGTTCACGTCACAGATTTAGAATGGGGTGTTTTATCGGGAATTCCTCTGATTACTGGCAATATTAAAAATGCCTTAAGTAGAGTTAATATTACTACAGCCAAAAGTGTGATAATTGTTACTGATGACGAAGTAGCTAACTTAGAAATAGCTTTGAGAGCGCACGCCGTCAACCCCACAGCTAATTTAGTCATTCGTACCTTTGATCCTCGTTTCAGCGAAAACGTAGCGCGGTTGCTTCCTTATGCGCGGGTTTTAGGAGCTTATGCACTATCAGCAGAAGCATTTGTTGCGGCTGCATTTGGTGAAAATATTTTGAATGTGTTTCGCTTAAACAACCAAACCACCTTGGTGACAGAATATCAAATTGAAGCCGACGACACCTTAAATGGCAAATTACTCAGTGAAATTGCTTATGGTTATGGCGTAGTGCCAATTTTTCACAGCAGACCAAAACAGCAAAACCCTAAGTTTATACCTTCTGATGATATTGAATTGATTGTAGGCGATCGCCTGATAGTTCTCGCCACCATAGAAGGACTCCAGCGAGTGGAACGGGGAAGCATTCACACCCCCCATTGGTTAGTACAGGTAGAAAAAGCCTTTTCCGCCGAAGCGGCCTTCGCTGGCGCAGCGGTAATTGCGCGGATTTCTGGCTGCGACATGCAAATTGCTAGAACCCTGATGAACCAGCTCCCCGGAACACTACAACATCGACTCTACAAACACCAAGCCCATCGTTTAGTCAGCGAATTGAGTAAATCTCAAGTTGTAGCGCATATAGTCCGGGTTATTTAACGTTCATGGAACAGGTCTAGTAGTTCATTAATTTTCATTAGTTCGTAGTCAGCACTAAAGCCTCAACTACGAACTTCTGACTACAGTTATGTGATGGTGCTATTGAGGTTTGGTTGATGCGGCTTTTGCTTCCACTTTGACACTCTTGACACCTTTGAGTGGCTTAACTATCGGTTCAATTTTCTTAATGTCGGCTGCAGTGGGAACTGTGCCTTTAATTGTCACAGCACCCTCTTTTTCTTCTACTTGTAATTTGCTACCAGGAATCTTTTCTTCTAGCTTGCTGAGAATTAAGCTTTTGGTATTACCAGTGGCATTGGCAGCTACTTGTTTAGTAGTATCAACAGTAGCTTTGGCTGTTGTTTTTCCTGCTGTAGCGGCATTTTGAGCAGCAGTGCCTTTATTAGCAGTGTTAGTGTTTTGGGCTGCGTCTTTTGCGGGTTTCACTGCTTCATTGGTAGCGCCATTCTTTTCTGAGCCAGTTTTTGTCGCTTCTTGGCAACCAAAGATACCAACTACTAAAACACCACTCACTAAAAAAGGGATTAGCTTTTTCATTTTAATCTCCGAATTGTGTACTTGATCTGAAGGGGAGACGAAATAAGCTACAATATAGATTCAATAAGCTTCATGGCTCTTAAACCTTGTTGATAATGCTTCCACTTATTACGATTAATTCTCATTAATTGTGTGACTAAATCAATACAGCTATCCTTGAAATGTACCCATGTTTGACCATATAAGCCGATATAAAAACTACTGTGTCTCCGTTGAGAACGACTCCTTTCTTTAATCCGAGCTATATATTTTTGGATTCCTTTGCGTTTAATAAGTTGACCATTAATTGTTGCAGAGGTGTAAGCGATCGCTATCAACAAAACTAGAGAAATAAAACGTTCACCTTGAACATTAGTGTTTTCTAAGTTATAGCCACCTGTTTTGAAATCTCTAAACATTTCTTCAATATCAAATCGCTTTTTGTAAGCAGCAATTGCTGACTCTA is a genomic window of Fortiea contorta PCC 7126 containing:
- a CDS encoding response regulator: MDNSSTEINTIRRQLMTLERPKKLKILVVDDEPDNLDLLYRTFRRDFHVLKADSGSQALQILAEEGEVAVIISDQRMPEMKGTEFLSKTLPQFPDTVRIILTGFTDIEDLVEAINAGQVYKYITKPWDPAELKTVVQRAAQTYDLLKQRTEELRYANAQMALLTVLVEIAQNTTCWESVLTPMATAFSVSFGTDVSILQLVEKDSLAATQGFYSLDESTENWLSQDPLTSEAIAIGKIQSSLNILNDARISSIPCYQKSGVQAHLVIPIVYHHEVMGVLSLQWKQPYTLREDELKLIHLSAQLVAIALTSSRRQVTTV
- the ubiE gene encoding bifunctional demethylmenaquinone methyltransferase/2-methoxy-6-polyprenyl-1,4-benzoquinol methylase UbiE — protein: MTQEIRAIFDRIAPVYDQLNDWLSLGQHRIWKEMTIKWSGAQSGDICLDLCCGSGDIALNLAKRVGKTGHVYGVDFSPNLLATAKARSQTQYPQPAITWVEADVLNLPFADNQFNAATMGYGLRNVTDIRRSLQELHRVLKPAAKAAILDFHRPSSPQLRAFQQWYLDHVVVPMATQLGVKEEYAYISPSLDRFPVGKAQVELAYQVGFAHATHYPIANGMMGVLVINKS
- a CDS encoding DUF445 domain-containing protein translates to MDWSHLWLYVSPPILGGIIGYFTNDIAIKMLFRPYQAIYIAGRRLPFTPGLIPRNQERLAQRISNTIMGSLLTPEELQKLARRLLQTERVQSAILWLLQLAIEQVNSEEKNPKSAKIVAGILRDLLGESLPRLLKVLARREDFLEPQINQIFDQVLLEFQLSEEQSTRLADWLVQVVVPPDVLRQTIVDFLTDRTIQIIDESFREKSSGTYWVVANLFGLRNTLTRLRTYCLDEKEATNGRLQELIQDLQMRDRIKKLLQNLTLQNLPIGTVRQLRKTTRESVRHYLQNSGSDLLQGLTESVDWENIALLLLNRLSASPVISTSLEVVSQELALILERYLEKDLEAIVAQVIPILSIDQVIVDRVKSTSPADLEAAIEGIVKSELQAIVTLGGVLGFIVGLFQTGFLLLNRG
- a CDS encoding Uma2 family endonuclease codes for the protein MATQISETKSSTQLVISWEPLPDDFYLEDEPVENTGQPILAGALGESLEISGFIQPQMLIASNFGLCATLNGQFIVKAPDWVYVPRVNQVLANRKSYTPNLEGDIPTVVMEFLSDTEGGEYSVKRTYPPGKWFFYEQVLQVPIYIIFEPDGGLVEFYQLENGRYELQQPDENGRHWINFMGLFLGTWQGTKEARTGYWLRWWDEAGNLLLWAVEQIEQERQRAEQERQQKERLIAYLQSQGIDPNNLPID
- a CDS encoding Lin0512 family protein, which codes for MVCKRLIIEMAMGIDQHGQEPTVAAARAVRNAIAHNALPGVWEVAGLSHPDQMIVEVQVAVPYPEKVQADEVLAVLPFGRKTLSVESGGMIVQGRAIPELNDQNDEMLIAVAAVTVLIETES
- a CDS encoding NAD-binding protein; the encoded protein is MEQNATTDNNLFLVCGLGNLGQYCVSVFKEFGVKVNAIEATDIQTWEIPDLPDLVDKLVIGDCRQMRILEQAGICQCRAILIVTSDERINIAAAFAARSLNPDVRLVIRSAQDNLNDILSANLGNFVAFEATQLPAKSFALAALSSETKGLFTLEDRLLRVLQVTIDASSRWRTCSQVAQINSIQRRVITHTKAGKPLPKGFYHWEPEAPVVVGDCLAYIETSEKLTAPATQSVSSRRQLKRAIATTIKWRNLRQKLTEFWQDSSQTRRVAIVYGLLMISLYLCGTLFYKLQYPQISWQDALNVSLVLSLGGYDNLFGQLKMPFEVPWWLHLFSISLTIAGTIFVGILYAIMTERILAARFQFSRRRLPVPKTDHVVLIGLGRVGQRVAQLLQEFKQPLVGVHVTDLEWGVLSGIPLITGNIKNALSRVNITTAKSVIIVTDDEVANLEIALRAHAVNPTANLVIRTFDPRFSENVARLLPYARVLGAYALSAEAFVAAAFGENILNVFRLNNQTTLVTEYQIEADDTLNGKLLSEIAYGYGVVPIFHSRPKQQNPKFIPSDDIELIVGDRLIVLATIEGLQRVERGSIHTPHWLVQVEKAFSAEAAFAGAAVIARISGCDMQIARTLMNQLPGTLQHRLYKHQAHRLVSELSKSQVVAHIVRVI
- a CDS encoding BON domain-containing protein, whose product is MKKLIPFLVSGVLVVGIFGCQEATKTGSEKNGATNEAVKPAKDAAQNTNTANKGTAAQNAATAGKTTAKATVDTTKQVAANATGNTKSLILSKLEEKIPGSKLQVEEKEGAVTIKGTVPTAADIKKIEPIVKPLKGVKSVKVEAKAASTKPQ